The sequence CCAAGAAGCAGCTTCATTAGCTGGCCACTTGAAGCTTGAACGTTTAATTGTCCTTTATGATTCAAATGACATTTCACTTGACGGCGATTTGCATGAATCGTTCTCAGAGAGTGTCGAAGACCGTTTCAAAGCTTATGGCTGGCATGTTGTTCGTGTAGAAGATGGCACAGACATGGAGGAAATTCACCGTGCGATTGAAGAAGCAAAACGTGTAGACCGTCCGACGCTCATTGAAGTCAAAACAGTCATTGGCTATGGTTCACCGAACAAAGCAGCTTCATCGGCGTCACACGGATCTCCACTTGGGGCTGAAGAAGTAAAGTTAACAAAAGAAGCATACAAGTGGACGTTTGAGGAAGACTTCTACATTCCAGAGGAAGTGAAGGCTTATTTTGCTGCAGTCAAAGAAGAAGGGGCAGCGAAAGAAGCAGAATGGAACGACTTGTTTGCGGCATACAAGGCAGAAAATCCTGAATTGGCTGCGCAGTACGAGCGCGCTTTCTCAGGGGAGCTGCCAGAAGGATTTGACCAAGCTTTGCCTGTTTATGAACATGGGACGAGCCTTGCAACACGGGCTTCTTCAGGCGAGGCGCTCAATGCTCTTGCGGCCCACACGCCTGAATTGTTTGGCGGCTCTGCTGACCTTGCTGGCTCTAACAAAACAACGCTAAAAGGAGAAAGCAACTTTAGTCGCGAAAATTATGCTGGCCGCAATATTTGGTTTGGTGTCCGCGAATTTGCGATGGGAGCTGCCTTAAACGGAATGGCGCTCCACGGCGGATTGAAAGTATTTGGAGGAACCTTTTTTGTCTTCTCCGATTACCTGCGTCCGGCTATTCGCTTATCTGCGCTTATGGGCGTGCCAGTCACGTATGTGCTTACTCATGATAGCGTTGCTGTTGGCGAAGACGGTCCAACCCACGAACCGGTAGAGCATCTTGCGGCATTGCGGGCAATGCCTGGCTTGTCCGTTGTCCGTCCAGGTGACGGAAACGAAACAGCTGCGGCTTGGAAAATCGCACTAGAGTCGACAGACCGCCCAACGGCGCTCGTTCTTAGCCGCCAAAACGTCGATACGTTAAAAGGTACTGACAAAAAGGCTTATGAAGGGGTCAAAAAAGGGGCATACATTGTATCGGAGCCAAAAGATAAACCGGAAGTTGTGCTGTTGGCAACTGGTTCAGAAGTGCCGTTAGCTGTAAAAGCACAAGCTGCACTTGCTGATGAGGGCATCGATGCTTCAGTAGTTAGCATGCCGTCTTGGGATCGTTTTGAGGAGCAGCCACAGGAATACAAAGATGCGGTCATTCCGAGAGACGTAAAAGCGCGCCTGGCGATTGAAATGGGCTCTTCATTTGGATGGGCAAAATACGTAGGCGACGAAGGAGACGTGCTTGGCATTGACACGTTTGGCGCTTCTGGAGCAGGTGAAGCGGTCATTGCTGAGTTCGGCTTTACGGTTGACAATGTCGTTTCACGGGCAAAAGCGTTGTTAAAGAAATAAGGCATGCGTTTGTCCTAATTGAGAATAACGAAAAAGAAAAAGGCTCTACCTGAGCCTTTTTCTTTTTCGACAAAACTAGCGATCAATTTCAGCGGAAAAAGACAGTTATTTCAGAACAAAAAGTGTATACTAGCAGTAGCTTATCCGGGAGGCGATAGACAATGAGGCACTATGAGCTTTATTTGCTTAGTGATGAAGTGGCCGCTTCCTTTTCAGGAAAAGAGGCCAAGCTGTTTCAATTGTTTACAGAACGGGCAAAGGCGAAGCAAAGCGAACGGCACATCTATGACCGGCAAGTGGATTACATTACGAAACCGCTTCCGAAAGCCAAACTCCACGAAGCGCTGCATAAACGGTATGGGCTTAAAAAAGGAAATCGTTATGAGCTGCGTTCAGCATTTAATGAGAGAAATAGATGCCTCGTAGAGATTGACGATAAAAGTATCCAGTTGGAAGCACTCGGTGATTTAAGTGCAGAGACGACTGTATTTGATGTGTTGAAGGAAGTCGACAGTCATTTTTTTGCAGTGAATGTCGCAGATGGGCGCTTTGGCTGGCTCCAACCTTTTGAAAAACAACGCGTGCTTTAAGCGCGCTTTTTTCATGTAAAGTGTTCGCAGCGTCCTGTTTTGACATGTATCTTGAATAATAATGACTGAATCAATCGCAAGTCCTTTTAAATTAGAAAGGGCTCATGTATAATAGATTAGGTTGTATACGAGCTAACAAGAAAGGGTTAAGGAGGAAGAAGCAGGAATGGTTTGGCATATTATCGGCTATACAGTCGCTGTTCTTGCGGGATTAGCCATTGGCTTTTTCATTGCCCGCAAAACAATGATGTCCTATTTGAAAAAAAATCCGCCAATCAATGAACAGATGTTGCGTGTTATGATGCAGCAAATGGGTCAAAATCCGTCGCAGAAAAAAATCACGCAAATGATGAAAGCGATGCAAAAGCAACAGTCTAAATAAGTGAACACCCTGTCTGAGCGGCAGGGTGTTCACTGTCATTGGGTTTTTAAATAATATGAATTTTTACTGAATCGATCCAAATGGGAGGCAGGGATATGCGGGTTTTTGTCGACTTAAACTGGTTTTTTAAAAAGCATTGGCGCGCTTATGCGAGCGGAATCGCAGTGCTTGCCGTCGTCTCTTTTTTATCGCTCATTCCCCCTCGTGTGATTGGGGAAGTTGTCGATCAGATTGCCGACGCGAGCTTAACACCGTCTGCATTGGTAAACGATGTCGGCTTGATTCTAGGGATTGCTGTTGTTTTATACATATTGCGTTTTTTGTGGCGTTTACTCATTTTTGGGACGTCGCTAAAGTTAGCTCGGCAAATTCGCTTCGATTTGTATCGGCATTTTACGAACATGCCTGCTTCCTTTTACCATAAGCGGACAACGGGGGACTTGATGGCCGTATCCACAAACGACGTGCGCGCGGTCCAAGCGACTGCTGGGGAAGGCGTGTTAACAATAGTAGACGCGTGCTTGCTTGGTGGGATGGTCGTCGTAACGATGGCAGTTTCGATCAGTTGGCAGTTAACGTTCATTACATTGTTGCCCTTGCCGTTGATGGCGCTCTTAACGAGTTATTATGGAAAACTGCTTCATCGTCGTTTTGCTGGAGCACAAGCTGCCTTTAGTGTTTTAAACAACACCGTCCAAGAAAGTATAGGCGGAATGAAAGTAACGAAAGCATTTGGCCGTGAGCAAGAAGAGGTTTCCCGTTTTGCAAAAAAATCAGCCGATGTTGTCGAAAAGAACATGGCTGTTGCGAGGGTCGATGCCTTGTTTGATCCAACCATAACGATTGTGATCGGCAGTTGTTATTTGCTAGCAGTCGCTGTTGGAAGTTTTTTTGTAGCTGATGGGGCGATGACGATTGGCCAGTTGACGTCTTTTTTCGTTTATTTAGGTCTTTTGATCTGGCCGATGTTGGCGATTGGTATGTTCTTCAATGTAGTGGAAAGGGGCCATGCATCGTATGACCGCATCCGCGCTGTGTTGAATGAAAAGTCAGACATTGTTGAAAGGGAGCAGGCACTTGATTTCGACATCCAAGGCGAGCTCGACGTCCGTATTGACGCTTTTCGCTATTCGCCAGACGGTGCAAATGTGCTTGAGAATGTCCATTTTCACTTGCCGAAAGGTGGGACACTGGGCATTGTCGGAAAGACAGGCAGCGGAAAAACAACATTGTTGTCACTGTTGCAGCGCACGATCGATGTTACGGAGGGGGATATTCTCCTTGATGGCCATTCGGTCCGGGCTTATCAACTTAGCTGCATTAAAGACGCATTTGGCCTTGTGCCCCAAGAACATTTTCTTTTCTCAGCGACCATTGCTGAAAACGTTGCTTTCGCGAAGCCAGAAGCGTCAATGGCAGAAATTGTCGCTGTCTGTAAGCTAGCGCAAGTCCATGAAGATATTCTCCGTTTCCCTGCTGGTTATGACACCATTGTTGGAGAGCGGGGCGTGACCCTTTCTGGCGGGCAAAAGCAGCGTATTTCCATTGCACGGACGCTGTTAAGCGACCCAACTTTGCTCGTACTTGACGATGCCCTGTCAGCTGTCGATGCGAAAACAGAGGAAGCGATTTTACAAGCACTTCAAACAGAAAAACGGGAACGGACGATTATCATGACGGCCCACCGCTTAAGTGCGATTAGCCACGCCTCCCTTATTCTAGTGCTTGCAGATGGAAAGGTTAGCCAATCAGGCACTCATGCTGAACTAATGCAACAAGGTGGCTGGTACAAAGAAATGTATGAGCGCCAGCAGCTAGAATCGGCCGTGGAACAGGGGGGGAATGAATGAAACATACAGATGGCGTTATGACAGGACGTGAGCAGCGAGCCGTTTTTTGGCGGCTTATCCGTTACGCCGGCCCGCATAAGAAGCGGTTCATGCTGGCCCTTGCTATTATGATGGTGGCTGCCGGAGCGGAACTGCTGCAACCGATTTTGATTGCCCGCTTTATTGACGGTTATTTAACGCCGCAATTGTTTGAACTGAAACCACTGTTAGCGCTTGCGTTCTTGTATGTAGGGCTATTAGTAGCGGCTGTGATTGGCCAGTATGTTCAAAGCGTCCTTTTTTGGCGAATTGCGCTAAACATTGTCCAAGCATTACGGCTCGATGTATTCGCCCACGTACAAAAGCTAGGGCTGTCTTTTTTTGACCGCATGCCTGGTGGCGCTCTTATTTCACGGATTACAAACGACACCGAAGCCATCAAGGAACTATATGTTAGCGTGCTCGCGGTCTTTGTTCAAAACGGCGTATTTATGATGGGGACGTTTTTGGCGATGTTTTACTTAAATGCGACACTTGCCTTCTATTGTTTGGCTTTTCTGCCGCTACTTCTTGCTGTAGTTGGCTTGTACCGTAAAATCAGCTCTCGCTTCTATGAACAAGTTAGCGCCAAATTGAGTGAGATCAATGCGAAGTTGAGCGAGTCGATCCAAGGGATGGCCATTATTCAAGCTTTCCGGCAAGAAAAGCGTCTGCAAAAAGAGTTTGCGGATACAAATGAAGCTCATTACCGCGCAGGGTTCCGGGCGATGAAAGCAGACGGCTTGCTGCTCAGGCCGATCGTCGATGTGTTAAGCCACCTTGCCATTGCCATCGTTCTTTTGTACTTTGGCTTCGGTTCCTTTGCTGGGCCAGTAGAAATAGGCGTTTTATATGCGTTTGTTAATTACCTAGACCGCTTTTTTGAGCCGGTCAACCAAATCATGCAGCGGCTATCTTTATTCCAACAAGCGATTGTTTCTGCTGGGCGGGTCTTCCGTTTAATGGACCAACAGGAGTTTGCCCCAGGTAAACAGGGGGACGATAAGCCGCAAATGGCAGAGGGTGAAATTGAATTTGACAATGTGACTTTTTCTTATGACGGGAAAACCGACGTGCTAAAAAACATTTCATTCACCGTCAAAAAAGGCGAGACACTTGCCATTGTTGGCCATACTGGTAGCGGGAAAAGCTCTATCATTCATTTGTTGTTGCGTTTTTATCCGCTGAAGCAAGGCTCTATTCGTATAGACAGAAACGAGCTATCCGCCTATCCAGAGGAAGAACTAAGGCAAAACGTTGGGCTTGTGTTACAAGACCCGTTTATGTATAGCGGTACAATTGCAAGCAATATTACGCTCTCCCGTGATGGGTATACGCAAGCAGATGTAGAGGCTGCCGCCGCTTTTGTCGGCGCTGATGCATTCATTCATAAATTGCCTGACGGCTATCAAACGGAAGTGACTGAAAGGGGAGGAACGTTTTCAAGTGGCGAACGGCAACTGCTTTCTTTTGCAAGAACGATGATAGCCGACCCGCCTATTTTAATCCTCGACGAAGCGACAGCTATGGTTGATACGGAGACAGAAGAAGCGATTCAAAAAGCACTTGTTGCCATGGAGCAAAACCGGACAACGATTGCCATTGCCCATCGCCTGTCGACGATTAAGCACGCTGACCGAATTTTGGTTCTCCACCAAGGAGAAATTGCGGAACAAGGTTCCCACGAGGAGTTGCTGAGCAAAAAAGGGCTTTATTATAAAATGTATTTGCTACAGGCAAGAGAAAAAACAGCCGCCATTTAAATGGATTAAAGCCTGTCCGGCCACTGGCCAACAGGCTTACAGTCATTGTGCGTTCATTTTACGGCTTTCTGCATTCCGATCAAGCAAATGTTCGTACGGTGCCAAATCAATTTCTTTTTCGGTTAGTTTTTTAATCAAGAATTTATGGTCGCGTTTTGGTGTAGCGATAATGTAGCCGCGGATCATAATGTCTAGCGTCAATGTAGTCGCTTTTTCTTTAATGGCAATCTCGCTAATTTTCCCGGCAATCTTTTCCTTTGCGACATCGCGAAACAGTTCGGGTACAGGCTCAACGAGTTCATTAAGCAACGTACGCTGGTCTTCTCCCCATAGGGGCAATGCTTGGTTAATGTAATGTTCTTGCCAATCAAGAATCGATTTGCCGTCGGCTTTTGGCAAGCGCTTTAAAAATTTGCGGAACATAAAATAGCCACCGATGAGCATAAGTCCAAGCAAGATGAACGTCCATAGAATAATAAAACTCATAAACCAATCCCAGCCTGACATGTTCATCCTCCCATTTTGCTTGTTCTTCGCATTCACTGTATCATAAAATGGGTAGAGGCGCTAGCAACATGGCGTTTTTTTCAATTGAGTAAAAAGGTCTGGCAAACGAATATTGACTCACTGCTGCGTTAATCAAGGGGGGCTGGATAGTGACAGAAGAAAAAGCAGCGCAATTGCTGCAAGCATTACGGACGAATGAAGTAACCGAAGTGACGGTATCAAAAGAAGAGTTTCCGGTGTTTCGCAACGTATTGACGAAACAAGAGGATATGAAAAGTTTCCGAGGAGCAGCCAAACATTTTGGTACGGTTGTTTATACGTACGAACCTGGCTGGACTGCGTAAAGAAAAATGCGATAAAAGGCTGCGATGGCAGCCTTTTACGAGCCTAGAACCAGCTTGCGCCGACAATTACTAGCAAGATAAACAAGACAACGATAAGTGCAAAGCCTCCACCATATCCGCTCATAGTTGAACCTCCTTTTAACAAGGTATGTTCTAGTCTATGCAAGCGAAAAAAAAGCGTATGGGCGGACTTTCATCATCATTCGCCATTTGTTTGATTGACTTGGTTGGCTTTTTTTGTTTTGTGTGAGCCACTCAATGGCTCTGGCTGGCCGCTTCCTTGCTTGCCTTTTGGTTGGTTGCGGCGTTGACTTTTAAACGTATGGCGTTCCGTCATAAAACATTCCTCCTTGCTCCTTAGTATAAGGCGGCAACCATTTTTTCTATTCAAATTTAATATTTTTGTCGAAAAAAGATTTAAACTTGGCGCAACTTTTGCTATCCTAATGAAGGGAAATCTTCCTGAATGCCTGTTTGTAAAAGCGCTTACGGATGGGTAAATCTTTAGACAACGCTCTCATAATACGTTATGATAATGCTGATAAGGGGGTCTTTCGATGTCAAAAAAACAAGACGTGTTTAATGCTAAGTCTTCTTTTGACCTGAATGGGAAAACGTACCATTACTATGCGCTTGATGCGCTGGAAAAAGCCGGGATCGGAAAAGTCAGCAAGCTGCCTTACTCCGTTAAAGTCCTGCTTGAATCCGTATTAAGGCAGTACGATGATTATGTCATTAAAAAAGAGCATGTTGAAAACCTAGCAAAGTGGGGCACAAAGGACGTAAAGGAGATCGACGTTCCATTTAAGCCTTCACGTGTTATTCTCCAAGATTTTACAGGTGTTCCGGCAGTCGTCGATTTAGCTGCGCTCCGCAAAGCAATGGCTGACCTCGGAGGAAATCCCGACCAAATCAATCCGGAAATTCCAGTCGACCTTGTCATTGACCACTCTGTTCAAGTGGACAAATTCGGAACAGACGATTCATTGCTCTATAATATGAATTTGGAATTTGAACGCAATGCAGAGCGCTACCAATTTTTAAATTGGGCCAAAAAAGCATTCGACAATTACAATGCCGTTCCGCCAGCAACAGGTATTGTCCACCAAGTGAATTTAGAGTACATTGCTAACGTCGTCCACGCTGTTGAACAGGACGGCGAAACAGTTGCGTTTCCAGACACTTTAGTGGGAACCGATTCCCATACGACCATGATTAACGGTTTGGGTGTACTCGGTTGGGGTGTTGGCGGCATTGAAGCGGAAGCTGGGATGCTTGGACAGCCTTCTTACTTCCCAGTTCCTGAAGTGATTGGCTTGAAATTTACAGGCTCACTGCCAAGTGGGACAACGGCAACTGATGTCGCTTTAAAAGTGACGCAAGTATTGCGGAAAAAGAGTGTTGTCGGTAAATTTGTCGAATACTTTGGCCCTGGCCTTGCTGATATGCCTCTTGCTGACCGGGCGACGATTTCGAATATGGCCCCTGAGTACGGTGCGACTTGTGGCTTCTTCCCAATCGACGAAGAGGCGTTAAATTATTTGCGCCTGACAGGACGCTCTGAAGAGCAAATTGATTTGGTTCGCACGTACTGCAAAGCGAACGGCATGTTCTATGTCCCTGGTGAAACGCCTGATCCTGTTTACACAGATGTGGTGGAAGTGGATCTGTCTGAGATCCATGCCAACTTGTCTGGCCCTAAGCGCCCACAAGATTTGATCGAGCTACCAGACATGCAAAAGTCTTTCCAAGATGCCGTCGTTGCGCCAGCAGGAAACCAAGGACTTGGTCTTTCAAAAGATGAATTCAATAAAACCGTTGAAGTCAACTTTGCCGATGGCCGCAAAACGACAATGAAAACGGGTGCTGTAGCGATTGCTGCTATTACGAGCTGTACAAATACATCTAACCCATATGTGCTTGTAGCCGCAGGACTTGTTGCCAAAAAAGCGAGCGAGCTAGGTTTGAAAGTGCCTGAGTACGTGAAGACATCACTAGCGCCTGGTTCTAAAGTGGTAACAGGCTATTTGAATGATTCTGGCTTGATGCCTTATCTAGAAAACCTCGGCTTCCATTTAGTTGGATACGGCTGTACTACATGTATCGGAAACTCTGGCCCGCTTGAAGAAGAAGTGGAACAAGCAATTGCAGACAATGATTTGACCGTAACGTCTGTCCTGTCTGGAAACCGTAACTTTGAAGGGCGCATCCATCCGCTTGTAAAAGCGAACTATTTGGCATCGCCGCCGCTTGTTGTTGCTTATGCATTGGCAGGCACAGTTGATGTGGACCTTTTAAATGACCCAATTGCCAAAGACAAAGACGGCAATGATGTCTATTTTAACGATATTTGGCCAACGTCAGATGAAGTCCGGACAATTGTTGATAAAACCGTTACACCTGAGCTATTCCGCCGTGAATATGCAGATGTGTTCACGAGCAATGAACGTTGGAATCAAATCAACACGACGGACGACGCTCTTTACCAGTGGGATGACGATTCAACTTATATTGCCAACCCGCCGTTCTTTGAAGGGCTTGCCAAAGATCCAGAAGAAGTGAAACCACTTAATGGCTTGCGTGTAATTGGCAAATTTGGTGACTCAGTCACAACGGACCATATTTCTCCAGCTGGAGCGATTGGCAAAAATACGCCAGCAGGTCAGTATTTGATGGAAAAAGGCGTTAAACCAAAAGACTTTAACTCATATGGCTCTCGCCGAGGCAACCATGAAGTCATGATGCGTGGCACGTTCGCCAATATCCGCATTCGTAACCAAATCGCTCCAGGCACAGAAGGCGGCTACACGACTTATTGGCCGACTGGGGAAGTGATGTCTATTTATGATGCAGCTATGAAATACAAGGAAGACAATACGGGCCTTGTCATTCTAGCCGGCCAGGATTACGGCATGGGTTCTTCTCGTGACTGGGCAGCCAAAGGTACGAACTTGCTCGGCATCAAAACGGTTATTGCCGAAAGCTATGAGCGTATTCACCGTTCCAACTTGGTGCTCATGGGCGTGTTGCCTCTTCAATTTAAAGCAGGCGAAAGTGCAGAATCCCTTGGCCTGACAGGAAAAGAGACGATTTCTGTCGCCATTTCCAACGATATAAAACCACGGGATTATGTGACAGTGACGGCTGTTAGCGAAGATGGCAAGAAAACAGAATTCGAGGCGCTTGTTCGTTTCGATAGCGATGTAGAAATCGATTACTATCGCCATGGTGGTATTTTGCAAATGGTGTTACGTGAAAAATTGGCTACCGTGTAATAAATGAAAAACTGCCTGACTCTCAGGCAGTTTTTTTATTATCACCGATTCATGCTTTTATTAGCAGCAGGACGAGGGCGCTGGTCGTGATGATTGCTTTTTTGTGCCATCCAAGAAAGAAAATGCTGTTCTTTTTCAGACAACGGCCGTTGCAATTTTGTTTCAAAAAGTTGTTCAAGTTCCTTTTTTTCCATGATATTCACCCTTTTTTTGTTGTAATGGTTTACTTATATGAACAAGGTGGCTGTCGTAGACGTCCATCGGAGCAGAAAGTGAAAAAAATGGCGAATGGCAATGGTTTAAAAAGTGAGAATTCAGGTAATAGTAATAGAAAAAAGAGGTGAACAACGATGAGGCGAGTAGGGAAAGTATCTTTTGCTGAATTGGTGCGGCAAAACCGTGAGCGTCTTACTCAAGATCGGGAAGCAATGGAGCGTTTGGAAGCACGGTTTGAACAAAAACACTCAATGCCAAAATAAGGAAGCCTCAGTGGGCGTTGCATTGGGCAAGCTAAACCCATGGAGGGGATCACATGGGAGACAACAATCGGTTTGCCCAATTTACGCCTGACCACTTAGGCGAACAATCACGCAAATCAGATCGGAACAACGGCAAGAAAATGGCCAACAAGTCCAATGAACAGCCGAACTATGTTCCTCCAAAAGGGTAGTTCCACTAAGTAACACTTAGTCGACCACATCACACAGATGGGGCTGCAGCCGCCAAAATTGGCGGCTTTTTTGACGTTTTTCGCTCAGTTTGAGCGCTTTGCTATTCATGGCCACAACAGGTTGCTATGATGGGGGTAGAGATTTTTAATGGGGGAGAGACATGATTGAAGCAATCTTAAATATGCTGCTCTATACGCTTTTGGCGTTTGCGACAGGGGTTTTTACTGTCGCTCTTGCTCCGGGCGAACGGGGGCTCCGTGCCGAACCAAAACAACAAACGGCTGCGCTGCTGTTAGGTGGGATTGTTGTTGTTTTATTCGGCTATGTGGCTAAATTGGCAGTTACTTATGCCGATTTTTTCGATATTTCCTACCTTGATGCGCTTATGACCGTCATTGCTGACCATGCCGTTGGCGCTAGTTTTCTATATGGGAGCTTGATTGTCGTACTCATGGCTGTTGTATGGCTAGCAATGGCAAAGATACGAGCACTGCGGCCTGTTGCCGCAGGTATCAATCTTGTGTTCATTGTTTTGCTGATATTTGCAATCAGCCTGTCAAGCCATAGTGCTTCTCTAAACGGTTTGCACGGGATGATTAGCAGTAGTCTCCATATGGTGGCGATGGCTTTTTGGATTGGGCCATTGCTCGTCATCGGTCTTTATGGAACGTCACTTGTCAATGCGTTAAAGTTTCACCAATGGTTTTCGGTTGTGGCTGTTTTTAGTTTGCTATTACTTGTAACAAGTGGCTTTATTATGATGGGTGAAATTGCACCAGAGTATGTGAATAGCTGGATGCTGTCGTATGGCCAATTGTTGCTCATCAAGCACATTCTCTTTATTCCGTTGCTTGTCTTTGGGTTTCGGCATTTGCTATCTTTAAGCGGAAAAGGGGCCAAGCTATCGCTCGCTGAAAGACAAAAATCCTTTCGGGCTGAAGGGGTGATTGCGCTTATCGTTTTCATAGTGACTTCCTGGCTAACCGAAACAGAGCCGCCTCATAATGTATTGCGGACGTTGCAAAACGAACCGATGAGCCCATTAATGGACTG is a genomic window of Shouchella clausii containing:
- a CDS encoding copper resistance D family protein; translation: MIEAILNMLLYTLLAFATGVFTVALAPGERGLRAEPKQQTAALLLGGIVVVLFGYVAKLAVTYADFFDISYLDALMTVIADHAVGASFLYGSLIVVLMAVVWLAMAKIRALRPVAAGINLVFIVLLIFAISLSSHSASLNGLHGMISSSLHMVAMAFWIGPLLVIGLYGTSLVNALKFHQWFSVVAVFSLLLLVTSGFIMMGEIAPEYVNSWMLSYGQLLLIKHILFIPLLVFGFRHLLSLSGKGAKLSLAERQKSFRAEGVIALIVFIVTSWLTETEPPHNVLRTLQNEPMSPLMDWFLQEPLLENQLISFSPGIGGVLLLVASAILLIGALVAAWWFKKTVIVGMLLAVWTLVTYSGLMISAGPGDIPVNLTVHDTIEEAIAVGHENEQVELLAVFEEEQEEVFAVYQINERHLAAERLKVEDDGYRKYLDASVEIENGFLTGGDQFMDTFMFTTNDWVDNERASTYVSLGYADKDIESVEIELDGERREANVKNHVFIHVESTNETFPEAHRYLINPINGKDVEVEKRQFIHEGHSH